A region from the Oceanidesulfovibrio marinus genome encodes:
- a CDS encoding helix-turn-helix domain-containing protein produces MSKILDNAHDMARSLHNVGAMDDITMRQIDALCLPKVPTFSAEDIKRIRNKSKMSQAVFAVVLNTSTTTVQKWEQGTKKPGGMASRLLDVVDRKGVEALI; encoded by the coding sequence ATGAGCAAGATACTTGATAATGCGCACGATATGGCCCGTAGCCTTCATAATGTCGGCGCCATGGATGATATTACCATGCGCCAGATAGATGCTCTATGCCTTCCAAAAGTACCAACGTTCAGCGCTGAGGACATCAAGCGCATTCGGAATAAATCTAAGATGAGCCAGGCTGTGTTTGCTGTTGTGTTGAATACCAGCACAACGACAGTGCAGAAATGGGAACAAGGCACAAAAAAGCCTGGGGGAATGGCTTCCCGTCTCCTGGATGTCGTGGATAGGAAAGGCGTTGAGGCTTTGATTTAG
- a CDS encoding radical SAM protein, which yields MAKARNYLMWNMTRKCNFRCHYCYYPHNPGPVTENLPLDKLTAFLDGTGREWVVGMTGGEPFLYPDFVGLCRTLTENHKISVDTNLSLSREVERFARELDPQRVHDLYVSLHVEERERRGGMDAFVRNVNELTDRGFYVVVNYVLHPDLMDRYAEDRDRLAEQGVVITPRPFKGEHEGREYPAAYSPEAKAYFSDHPDAGKKTVFDFCGVLCNGGRSFVRMEPDGTVYRCAGEKTVMGNLLTGIELYDEPMPCRARRCPCLGPNHVVLSAGESCQFEGIKKANVGDVETARNLYEQALAADPAMSTARINQAMILWETGAENAAAEAEDAFRQAFADDPLDPYAAGNLAAALALRGEKEPARAVVAEFMASDAHKLDKRFLETLQKSLENGAGSIAAGWPRSTTAILPRVQRTVTPVLKKSS from the coding sequence ATGGCCAAAGCAAGAAACTACCTCATGTGGAACATGACGCGGAAATGCAACTTCCGTTGTCATTACTGCTACTACCCGCACAATCCCGGCCCTGTGACCGAAAACCTGCCCCTGGACAAGCTCACCGCCTTCCTGGACGGCACCGGTCGCGAGTGGGTTGTGGGCATGACCGGAGGCGAGCCCTTCCTGTATCCCGATTTCGTAGGGCTGTGCCGCACCCTGACCGAGAACCACAAGATCTCTGTGGACACCAACCTGAGCCTCTCCCGCGAGGTGGAACGCTTTGCCCGCGAGCTAGACCCCCAGCGCGTGCACGACCTCTACGTCTCCCTGCATGTGGAGGAACGCGAGCGCCGCGGCGGCATGGACGCCTTTGTGCGCAACGTGAACGAGCTCACGGACCGGGGCTTCTACGTGGTCGTCAACTACGTGCTCCACCCGGACCTGATGGACCGCTACGCCGAGGACCGCGACCGTCTGGCCGAGCAGGGCGTTGTCATCACGCCCCGGCCCTTCAAGGGCGAGCACGAGGGCCGCGAGTACCCGGCCGCCTACTCTCCGGAGGCCAAGGCTTACTTCAGCGACCACCCGGACGCTGGCAAGAAGACCGTGTTCGACTTCTGCGGCGTGCTCTGCAACGGCGGCCGCAGCTTTGTCCGCATGGAACCGGACGGCACGGTATACCGCTGCGCTGGCGAAAAGACCGTGATGGGCAACCTGCTGACCGGCATCGAGCTCTACGACGAGCCCATGCCCTGCAGGGCGCGGCGCTGCCCCTGCCTGGGCCCGAACCACGTGGTGCTCTCGGCCGGGGAGAGCTGTCAGTTCGAAGGCATCAAGAAGGCCAACGTGGGCGATGTGGAGACGGCGCGAAACCTGTACGAGCAGGCTCTTGCGGCCGACCCGGCCATGTCCACGGCGCGCATCAACCAGGCCATGATCCTGTGGGAGACTGGCGCCGAGAACGCAGCTGCCGAGGCCGAGGATGCCTTCCGCCAGGCCTTTGCCGACGATCCCCTGGACCCGTACGCCGCCGGCAACCTGGCCGCGGCCCTGGCCCTGCGCGGCGAGAAGGAGCCGGCCCGCGCCGTGGTCGCGGAGTTCATGGCATCGGACGCGCACAAGCTGGACAAACGCTTTCTGGAAACGCTGCAGAAGTCGCTGGAAAACGGCGCGGGCTCGATCGCAGCCGGCTGGCCACGCTCCACCACGGCCATCCTGCCCAGAGTGCAGCGCACCGTGACGCCTGTGCTCAAGAAGTCGTCGTGA
- a CDS encoding GGDEF domain-containing response regulator yields MTNFQTRESKRILIVDDSDTARMLLETILRQAGYTNLVMARVAKEAFQALDLGGSTQSDPDFDCILMDITMPGVDGIEATRRIKDDPLLKDIPVIMVTASEDEANLEKAFEVGATDYINKPVRQIELIARVGSVLRLKQEMDIRKAREQELENLTRTFQELSNLDGLTGVANRRRFDDVYDKEWRSAKRDGAVMSVLMLDIDIFKAYNDRYGHLKGDSCLTRVAQCLKREVKRPRDLVARYGGEEFVLVLPETDAAGAMRIAENIRERVRELGIEHQDSATGIVSVSLGAATGRPSEMSSPADLLSSSDKALYRAKLEGRDRVCMAE; encoded by the coding sequence ATGACAAACTTTCAAACCAGAGAATCCAAGCGAATTCTTATTGTGGACGATTCCGATACGGCGCGGATGTTGCTGGAAACCATTTTGCGTCAGGCCGGGTACACCAATCTGGTGATGGCGCGTGTGGCCAAAGAGGCGTTCCAGGCGCTCGACCTGGGTGGTTCGACGCAAAGTGACCCGGACTTCGATTGCATCCTCATGGACATCACCATGCCGGGCGTCGACGGCATCGAGGCCACGCGGCGCATCAAGGACGATCCCCTTCTCAAGGACATCCCGGTGATCATGGTTACGGCCAGCGAGGACGAGGCCAATCTGGAGAAGGCCTTCGAGGTGGGCGCGACCGACTACATCAACAAGCCCGTGCGGCAGATCGAGCTCATCGCGCGGGTGGGCTCCGTGCTCCGGCTCAAGCAGGAGATGGACATACGCAAGGCGCGCGAGCAGGAACTGGAAAACCTCACGCGCACGTTCCAGGAGCTTTCCAACCTGGACGGCCTGACCGGCGTGGCCAACCGCCGGCGGTTCGACGACGTCTACGACAAGGAGTGGCGCAGCGCAAAACGCGACGGCGCCGTCATGTCCGTGCTCATGCTCGATATCGACATCTTCAAGGCGTACAACGACCGCTACGGCCACCTCAAGGGCGACTCCTGCCTGACCCGGGTGGCGCAATGCCTCAAGCGGGAGGTCAAGCGCCCCCGCGACCTGGTGGCGCGCTATGGCGGCGAAGAGTTCGTGCTGGTGCTGCCGGAAACCGACGCGGCAGGAGCCATGCGCATTGCCGAGAACATCCGGGAGCGGGTGCGCGAGCTGGGCATCGAGCACCAGGATTCGGCCACGGGCATCGTCAGCGTGAGTCTGGGCGCGGCCACGGGCAGGCCCTCGGAGATGTCCTCGCCCGCCGATCTCCTCTCCAGCTCGGACAAGGCGTTGTACCGCGCCAAGCTGGAAGGCCGCGACAGGGTGTGCATGGCCGAGTAG
- a CDS encoding ABC-type transport auxiliary lipoprotein family protein has product MTSAATRPGLRLLLALLAVSLLAAGCMQGLSQPSPKKRYYTLNPQRDAAPLLAQPAAGRLKVRRLAVAASFDTQELVYKLKGGGFVTDYYHLFLAAPGDQAAQALTRWIRDAGIFETVLSPTSSTNSPYILETSIDELYADYDASPSKAVVRLHAILLHDTGLKYDVVMDRTYDSATELRGSDAADAVAGMEAGLASMFGALEQDLATALATQEQN; this is encoded by the coding sequence ATGACCAGCGCCGCCACCCGTCCGGGACTGCGCCTGCTCCTCGCACTGCTGGCCGTGTCGCTTCTGGCCGCCGGATGCATGCAGGGGCTCTCGCAGCCCAGCCCCAAGAAACGCTACTACACGCTGAACCCGCAACGCGATGCTGCGCCGCTTCTGGCACAGCCCGCCGCCGGGCGGCTCAAGGTCCGACGGCTTGCGGTCGCCGCCAGCTTCGACACGCAGGAGCTCGTGTACAAGCTCAAGGGCGGCGGATTCGTCACGGACTACTACCACCTCTTCCTGGCGGCCCCCGGGGACCAGGCGGCCCAGGCCCTGACGCGCTGGATTCGGGACGCCGGCATCTTCGAGACGGTGCTCTCCCCGACCAGCAGCACGAACAGCCCGTATATCCTGGAGACGAGCATCGACGAGCTCTATGCGGACTACGACGCCAGCCCGTCCAAGGCTGTGGTGCGGCTCCACGCAATCCTCCTTCATGATACCGGCTTGAAGTACGACGTGGTCATGGACCGTACCTACGACAGCGCCACGGAGCTTCGCGGCTCGGATGCGGCCGACGCCGTGGCCGGCATGGAAGCCGGGCTTGCCTCCATGTTCGGAGCGTTGGAGCAGGATCTCGCCACAGCCCTTGCCACGCAGGAGCAGAACTAG
- a CDS encoding MlaD family protein: MSDTTNHFKLGLFIIIGSLLFIATATILGAGAFWREDTLPAETYFNESVQGLDVGAPVKFRGVQIGRVKSIGFINQRYKDPTGTTGRYVLVTMELSERTMEDFLNERDVDTTIPKLVDQGLRVRMTTQGLTGVGYLEVNFFDPKNNPELPLSWVPETIYFPSAPSTLSRIESAFDSIAQLFKKLEGTNFQSLVNTINSFMKNLDKALQEANVKTLGELVGQNLSELRAILTRVHDLLNAPQAETLIPDASASAAAARRILEENEPGLRKVVANARDAAAKFDRAATSLDKFLSNPNLQKGADKLPDTLKNVEETSREIHRAAVQLKRLLRSLDDLVADERGDVSEIVQDLKSVLRNLDELTGDVKQNPSRLIFGTPPPAVPQEDK; encoded by the coding sequence ATGAGCGATACCACGAATCACTTCAAGCTCGGCCTGTTCATCATAATAGGCTCGCTGCTCTTCATCGCAACGGCCACCATCCTGGGCGCCGGAGCCTTCTGGCGCGAGGACACCCTACCTGCCGAGACGTACTTCAACGAGTCCGTGCAGGGGCTGGACGTGGGCGCGCCGGTCAAGTTCCGCGGCGTCCAGATCGGCCGAGTCAAGAGCATCGGCTTCATCAATCAGCGCTACAAAGACCCTACAGGCACCACAGGCCGCTACGTGCTCGTGACCATGGAGCTTTCCGAAAGGACCATGGAGGACTTCCTCAACGAGCGGGACGTCGACACCACCATTCCCAAGCTCGTGGACCAAGGCCTGCGCGTGCGTATGACCACACAGGGCCTTACCGGCGTAGGCTACCTGGAGGTCAACTTCTTCGACCCCAAGAACAACCCGGAGCTGCCGCTGAGCTGGGTGCCTGAAACGATCTATTTCCCCTCGGCTCCTTCAACTCTGAGCCGGATCGAGAGCGCGTTCGACTCCATCGCTCAGCTCTTCAAGAAGCTTGAGGGCACGAACTTCCAGTCCCTGGTCAACACCATCAACAGCTTCATGAAGAACCTGGACAAGGCGCTGCAGGAAGCGAACGTGAAGACCCTGGGCGAGCTTGTGGGGCAGAACCTCTCGGAGCTGCGCGCTATCCTGACGCGCGTGCACGATCTTCTGAACGCACCGCAGGCCGAAACGCTGATCCCGGACGCCTCGGCCAGCGCAGCCGCCGCACGCCGCATTCTGGAGGAAAACGAGCCCGGCCTGCGCAAGGTCGTGGCCAACGCCCGGGACGCCGCGGCCAAGTTCGACCGCGCCGCCACCAGCCTGGACAAGTTCCTGTCCAACCCGAACCTGCAGAAAGGTGCGGACAAGCTGCCGGATACACTCAAGAACGTGGAAGAGACTTCCCGCGAGATCCACAGGGCCGCCGTGCAGCTCAAGCGGCTGCTGCGCTCCCTGGACGACCTGGTGGCCGACGAGCGGGGCGATGTCTCCGAAATCGTGCAGGACCTCAAGAGCGTGCTCCGCAACCTGGACGAGCTCACCGGCGATGTGAAGCAGAACCCCTCGCGGCTCATCTTCGGCACCCCGCCGCCGGCCGTGCCCCAGGAGGATAAATAA
- a CDS encoding ABC transporter ATP-binding protein encodes MADDTIIRVEHFTAAYGKTVIIDDIDFEVNRGEVFVILGGSGCGKSTLLKHMIGLYKPATGRIFIQDQDIATATGSERQQLLSRIGVMYQSGALFGSMTLLENVRLPLEEFTSLPGEAMDLICRMKLSLVGLAGFEDHMPAELSGGMQKRAAIARAMALDPPILFLDEPSAGLDPVTSAEIDKLILDLRSSLGMTFVIVTHELASIYTIADRVIMLDKTTKKILAEGDPRMLRDTSDNERVRQFFLRQAETAR; translated from the coding sequence ATGGCAGACGATACGATCATCCGCGTGGAGCACTTCACGGCCGCATACGGCAAGACCGTTATCATCGATGACATCGATTTCGAGGTGAATCGCGGGGAAGTCTTCGTTATTCTGGGCGGCTCCGGCTGCGGCAAGTCCACCCTGCTCAAGCACATGATCGGCCTGTACAAGCCGGCCACGGGACGCATCTTTATCCAGGACCAGGACATTGCCACGGCCACCGGCAGCGAGCGGCAACAGCTGCTCTCGCGCATCGGAGTCATGTACCAGTCCGGCGCGCTCTTCGGCTCCATGACGCTTCTGGAGAACGTGCGCCTGCCCCTGGAGGAGTTCACCAGCCTGCCGGGCGAGGCCATGGACCTGATCTGCCGCATGAAGCTCTCGCTGGTGGGGCTGGCCGGGTTCGAGGACCACATGCCGGCCGAGCTCTCCGGCGGCATGCAGAAGCGCGCGGCCATTGCCCGGGCCATGGCCCTGGACCCGCCCATCCTATTTCTGGACGAACCCTCGGCCGGCCTGGACCCCGTGACCTCGGCCGAGATCGACAAGCTCATCCTCGACCTGCGGTCCTCCCTGGGCATGACCTTTGTCATCGTCACCCACGAGCTCGCCTCCATCTACACCATCGCGGACAGGGTCATCATGCTGGACAAAACCACGAAAAAGATACTAGCCGAAGGAGATCCCCGTATGCTGCGTGATACGTCCGACAACGAACGCGTACGTCAGTTCTTCCTCAGGCAAGCCGAGACGGCACGTTGA
- a CDS encoding ABC transporter permease, protein MSDTQKATAAVNGSTLTLSGRLDATGVAAVWDKALGAVKTSTPSMLDLSGVEYLDGAGAALVIELQIQSIRQGRPLERSGLKQDLVSQLESFQPEKLAEEGPKQPEKRPLPEDVGRAAYAFWKDFRELITFVGAAAQAFVAAVLQPHRIRWKDTIHIMETAGANALPIVALIGALMGLIMAFQSAIPLKRFGADIYIADMLGIAMVRELGALVTAILLAGRSGSAFAAEIGTMKVNEEINALTTMGLNPLSFLAIPRVLAAMAVTPLLTMFFNLFALAGGSVVVMSFGYSFTTYSQRVFSSVTLSDLVGGLFKALIFSILVAGIGCHRGLSTGSGARAVGDSTTSSVVSGLVLIAVADGILAVTFYVLGI, encoded by the coding sequence GTGAGCGATACCCAAAAAGCCACAGCTGCCGTCAACGGCTCTACACTCACCCTGTCCGGCAGGCTCGACGCCACCGGCGTGGCCGCCGTGTGGGACAAGGCCCTGGGCGCAGTGAAAACCTCCACCCCCTCCATGCTGGACCTTTCCGGCGTGGAGTATCTGGACGGCGCCGGCGCAGCATTGGTCATTGAACTCCAGATTCAGAGCATCAGGCAGGGCCGGCCCCTGGAGCGTAGCGGTCTGAAGCAGGACCTGGTCTCGCAGCTCGAATCGTTCCAGCCGGAAAAGCTCGCGGAGGAAGGCCCCAAACAGCCGGAGAAACGGCCGCTGCCCGAGGATGTGGGCCGGGCGGCCTACGCCTTCTGGAAGGACTTCCGCGAGCTCATCACCTTTGTGGGGGCCGCGGCGCAGGCCTTTGTGGCCGCGGTGCTCCAGCCGCACCGCATCCGCTGGAAGGACACCATCCACATCATGGAGACAGCCGGGGCCAACGCCCTGCCCATCGTTGCGCTCATCGGCGCACTCATGGGCCTGATCATGGCGTTCCAGTCTGCCATCCCGCTCAAGCGCTTTGGCGCGGACATCTACATCGCCGACATGCTGGGCATCGCCATGGTGCGCGAGCTCGGCGCCCTGGTCACTGCCATCCTGCTGGCCGGACGCTCCGGCTCGGCCTTTGCCGCCGAGATAGGCACCATGAAGGTCAACGAGGAGATCAACGCGCTGACCACCATGGGCCTGAATCCTTTGAGCTTTCTGGCCATCCCGCGGGTGCTGGCGGCCATGGCCGTCACGCCGCTGCTCACCATGTTCTTCAACCTCTTCGCCCTGGCCGGCGGCTCTGTTGTGGTCATGAGCTTCGGCTACTCCTTCACTACATACTCCCAGCGCGTGTTCAGCTCCGTCACCCTCAGTGATTTGGTCGGCGGGCTGTTCAAGGCCCTGATCTTCAGCATTCTGGTGGCGGGCATCGGCTGCCACCGCGGCCTGTCCACAGGCTCGGGCGCTCGCGCCGTGGGCGACTCCACCACCTCCTCCGTTGTTTCCGGCCTCGTGCTCATCGCCGTGGCCGACGGCATCTTGGCGGTCACCTTCTACGTGCTGGGCATCTGA
- a CDS encoding putative metalloprotease CJM1_0395 family protein, translating into MDHIFQTVLGLSPAPRPRAMGPEPIDAVQGASRSRGSGPDAASSSGHTEDTASANTATHAPTAAQRTHRSSVAAVGIEASMGKRDLNELSTEELAKVSELQQRDTEVRNHEQAHVAAGGGHVVGGARYDTTEGPDGEQYATSGEVSIDTSPVPGNPEATMEKARTVRRAALAPAQPSGQDRAVAAKASAMEAQARMEAVQERKTQPSTYGFAGETAGNPFVSIRI; encoded by the coding sequence TTGGACCACATCTTCCAGACCGTTCTCGGCCTCTCCCCGGCGCCGCGTCCGCGCGCCATGGGGCCTGAACCCATAGACGCCGTGCAGGGCGCGAGCCGCTCGCGCGGCTCCGGGCCAGACGCGGCCTCCAGCTCGGGACATACAGAAGATACAGCCTCGGCGAACACCGCCACCCACGCCCCTACAGCAGCCCAGCGCACCCACCGCAGCAGCGTTGCCGCCGTGGGCATTGAAGCCTCCATGGGCAAACGCGACTTGAACGAGCTTTCCACAGAGGAACTGGCCAAGGTATCCGAGCTGCAGCAACGCGACACCGAAGTGCGCAACCACGAGCAGGCGCACGTCGCGGCCGGTGGCGGGCACGTTGTGGGCGGCGCGCGGTACGACACCACCGAAGGGCCGGACGGCGAGCAGTACGCCACCTCCGGCGAGGTCTCCATCGACACCTCGCCCGTGCCGGGCAATCCCGAGGCCACCATGGAAAAGGCGCGCACCGTACGCCGCGCCGCCCTGGCTCCGGCGCAGCCCTCGGGCCAGGACCGCGCCGTGGCGGCCAAAGCCTCGGCCATGGAGGCCCAGGCCCGCATGGAAGCCGTCCAGGAGCGCAAGACGCAGCCCTCCACCTATGGCTTCGCCGGGGAGACTGCGGGCAACCCGTTCGTATCCATCCGGATTTGA
- a CDS encoding MlaA family lipoprotein, translating into MNRPLLFLLLCAILCIGSACSPRQPVSPETAMLVPAHTDTEDPAAEDLSAATFVTGSAASDEHDGSAGRPMTMGSSAQAVDIASRVLISSGLAADEYDVATVPDPLEGWNRFWFSFNDGLYTAVLQPLGHGYNYVVPEVVRVGVRNFYENLKAPKYIINSLLQGKFKGAGVHMARFIGNTAFGFLGFAGTFNDKKGIVETDREDFGQTLAVWGFGDGFYLVLPILGPTTLRDGVGIGVDNFLDPITYISPWPFWESEPWQWWVEYGTWAYLKFNEVSFSLDYYDDFKATAISPYSAMRNAYIQMRRDKISR; encoded by the coding sequence ATGAACCGCCCCCTCCTGTTTCTTCTGCTGTGTGCGATCCTCTGCATCGGTTCGGCCTGCTCGCCTCGCCAGCCGGTCAGCCCGGAAACGGCCATGCTCGTTCCGGCCCACACCGATACCGAAGATCCCGCCGCCGAGGATCTCTCCGCCGCCACCTTTGTGACCGGCTCCGCTGCTTCCGATGAACACGACGGCTCTGCTGGCCGCCCCATGACCATGGGCAGCTCCGCTCAGGCCGTGGACATCGCCTCCCGCGTGCTGATCTCCTCCGGCCTTGCCGCGGACGAGTACGACGTCGCCACGGTCCCGGACCCGCTGGAAGGCTGGAACCGCTTCTGGTTCAGCTTCAACGACGGCCTCTACACGGCCGTGCTCCAGCCCCTGGGCCACGGCTACAACTACGTCGTGCCCGAGGTGGTGCGCGTGGGCGTGCGCAACTTCTACGAAAACCTCAAGGCGCCCAAGTACATCATCAACTCCCTGCTCCAGGGCAAGTTCAAGGGCGCGGGCGTGCACATGGCGCGCTTCATCGGCAACACCGCCTTCGGCTTCCTTGGATTCGCCGGCACCTTCAACGACAAGAAGGGCATCGTGGAGACGGACAGGGAAGACTTCGGCCAGACCCTGGCCGTCTGGGGCTTCGGCGACGGCTTCTACCTCGTGCTCCCCATCCTGGGACCAACCACCCTGCGCGACGGCGTCGGCATTGGGGTGGACAACTTCCTCGACCCCATCACCTACATCTCGCCGTGGCCGTTCTGGGAAAGCGAGCCCTGGCAGTGGTGGGTGGAGTACGGCACCTGGGCCTATCTGAAGTTCAACGAGGTCTCCTTCAGTCTGGACTACTACGACGACTTCAAGGCCACGGCCATCTCGCCTTACTCGGCCATGCGCAACGCCTACATCCAGATGCGCCGCGACAAGATCAGCCGGTAG
- a CDS encoding MlaC/ttg2D family ABC transporter substrate-binding protein — MRMLCTAVVLFLCLCLTPCAFAAQTDDAESALRNSIDQILSILGDSSYKGGANRQERDSKLRTHINEIFDFKALTARALGVHWKQFSPQQQNEASQAMSELLEATYRDSLDKYDNQRVEYTDATQLRDNQVEIRTLVVSNAQKLPINYRMELTNGAWRIYDVVIEGVSLVQNYRSQFQDFMLNKTPEELITLLKDKAAKQRSNS; from the coding sequence ATGAGAATGCTTTGCACCGCCGTCGTTCTTTTTCTCTGCCTGTGCCTGACGCCGTGCGCCTTTGCTGCCCAGACAGACGATGCGGAATCGGCCTTACGCAACTCCATCGATCAGATTCTCTCCATCCTCGGCGACTCCTCCTACAAGGGCGGAGCCAATCGCCAGGAGCGCGACTCCAAGCTGCGCACCCACATCAACGAAATTTTCGATTTCAAGGCGCTCACGGCCCGGGCCCTGGGCGTTCACTGGAAGCAGTTTTCCCCGCAGCAGCAGAATGAGGCGTCCCAAGCCATGTCCGAGCTGCTGGAAGCCACCTACCGCGATTCCCTGGACAAGTACGACAACCAGCGCGTGGAGTACACCGACGCCACGCAGCTGCGCGATAACCAGGTGGAGATCCGCACCCTGGTGGTCAGCAATGCCCAGAAGCTCCCCATCAACTACCGCATGGAGTTGACGAACGGCGCGTGGCGCATCTACGACGTGGTCATCGAGGGCGTGAGCCTGGTGCAGAACTATCGCAGCCAGTTCCAGGACTTCATGCTCAACAAGACTCCGGAAGAGCTCATCACGCTGCTCAAGGACAAAGCCGCCAAGCAACGCTCCAACTCATGA
- the mlaD gene encoding outer membrane lipid asymmetry maintenance protein MlaD — translation MKKYTKESWVGVFVLIGLLCVGYLTIKLGKMEVIGGNDYVVKAKFTSVAGLKAGAQVEVAGVPVGKVSEIELDPKTFAALVSMRIGKDVELSEDTIASIKTSGLIGDKYVKLTPGGAQEMLGNNGMIVDTESAVDIEELISKYVFGNVS, via the coding sequence ATGAAGAAATACACCAAGGAATCCTGGGTCGGCGTTTTCGTGCTTATCGGCCTGCTCTGCGTGGGCTACCTCACCATCAAGCTCGGCAAGATGGAGGTAATCGGAGGCAACGATTATGTCGTCAAGGCCAAGTTCACCTCGGTGGCCGGGCTCAAGGCCGGCGCCCAGGTGGAGGTGGCGGGCGTGCCCGTGGGCAAGGTCTCGGAAATCGAGCTCGACCCCAAGACATTCGCCGCCTTGGTCTCCATGCGCATCGGCAAGGACGTGGAGCTTTCGGAGGACACCATCGCTTCGATCAAGACGAGCGGCCTGATCGGCGACAAGTACGTCAAGCTGACGCCCGGCGGGGCCCAGGAGATGCTGGGCAACAACGGCATGATCGTCGATACGGAATCGGCCGTGGACATTGAAGAGCTCATCAGCAAATACGTCTTCGGGAATGTTTCCTGA
- a CDS encoding ABC transporter ATP-binding protein, whose amino-acid sequence MDSWDITLNDLTLGYGETVVLESVSDVLPAGKTSVILGGSGCGKSTLLKHILGLMKPMKGRILIGGNDLFSLPHSDFRSIRRRMGVLFQDGALLGSLTLAENVALPLKEHTRMKDKEIAEKVHSKLELVGLDEFGGYYPSELSGGMKKRGGLARSIVNDPPLLLCDEPTSGLDPVNAATMDRMLKRMQQRLGSTMVVVSHDLASLHEIADHVLVLNEGRVAYAGDLAGMESSNDPYLRRFLAREPEPENTLD is encoded by the coding sequence ATCGACTCCTGGGATATAACGCTCAACGACCTGACTCTCGGATACGGCGAGACCGTGGTGCTGGAGAGCGTGTCCGACGTGCTGCCGGCCGGCAAGACCTCGGTCATCCTGGGCGGCTCCGGCTGTGGCAAGTCCACCCTGCTCAAGCATATTCTGGGGCTGATGAAGCCCATGAAGGGACGCATCCTCATCGGCGGGAACGACCTGTTCTCCCTGCCGCATTCGGACTTCCGCTCCATCCGGCGCAGGATGGGCGTGCTCTTCCAGGACGGGGCCCTGCTCGGCTCCCTGACCCTGGCGGAGAACGTGGCCCTGCCGCTCAAGGAGCACACCAGGATGAAGGACAAGGAAATTGCGGAGAAGGTCCACAGCAAGCTGGAACTGGTGGGACTGGACGAGTTCGGCGGCTACTACCCCAGCGAGCTTTCCGGCGGCATGAAGAAGCGCGGCGGATTGGCGCGCTCCATTGTCAACGATCCGCCCCTATTGCTGTGCGACGAACCCACGTCCGGCCTTGATCCGGTAAACGCCGCCACCATGGACCGCATGCTCAAGCGCATGCAGCAGCGCCTCGGCTCCACCATGGTAGTTGTCAGCCACGATCTGGCCAGTCTGCACGAGATCGCCGACCACGTGCTGGTGCTCAATGAAGGCCGCGTGGCCTACGCCGGAGACCTCGCCGGTATGGAGTCGTCCAACGATCCATACCTGCGCCGCTTCCTGGCTCGGGAGCCGGAGCCCGAAAACACCCTTGACTGA
- a CDS encoding MlaE family ABC transporter permease, which yields MPTSSPSAIPSFFAALGRPAIRALGEMGAVVLFFLHGVTSGWTARGQLGKIIRQVFFIGVKSVFVISLIGLFTGMVLGIQGYYTLVKFGSEGLLGAAVALSLIRELGPVLTAIMLTGRAGSSMTAEIGVMRISDQIDALEVMDIPAMGYLVNPRIIACLISFPLLTAMFDVIGIIGGYLTGVVLLDINRGAYFQRINSAVEMYDVMGGFYKSIAFAVIVSTICCFMGYFTHLRRDGSGPEGVSNATTSGVVVSCVFILVSDYVLTSFLL from the coding sequence ATGCCAACAAGCTCGCCATCCGCCATTCCATCCTTTTTCGCAGCCCTCGGGCGCCCGGCCATACGCGCCCTGGGCGAGATGGGCGCCGTGGTGCTCTTCTTCCTCCATGGCGTCACCAGCGGCTGGACCGCACGAGGCCAGCTTGGCAAGATCATCCGCCAGGTATTCTTCATCGGCGTCAAGTCCGTCTTCGTCATCTCGCTCATCGGCCTGTTCACCGGCATGGTGCTGGGCATCCAGGGCTACTACACCCTGGTCAAGTTCGGCTCGGAAGGGCTTCTGGGCGCTGCCGTGGCGCTCTCGCTGATCCGCGAGCTGGGCCCGGTGCTCACGGCCATCATGCTTACAGGACGCGCCGGCTCCTCCATGACGGCGGAGATCGGCGTAATGCGCATCTCCGACCAGATCGACGCCCTGGAGGTCATGGACATTCCGGCCATGGGCTACCTGGTCAACCCGAGGATCATCGCCTGCCTCATCAGCTTTCCCCTGCTCACGGCCATGTTCGACGTCATCGGCATCATCGGCGGCTACCTCACGGGCGTGGTGCTCCTGGATATCAACCGAGGCGCATACTTCCAGCGCATCAACTCCGCGGTGGAGATGTACGACGTCATGGGCGGGTTCTACAAATCCATCGCCTTTGCGGTCATCGTGTCCACCATCTGCTGCTTCATGGGCTACTTCACGCACCTCAGGCGCGACGGCTCCGGCCCGGAAGGCGTGAGCAACGCCACGACATCCGGCGTGGTCGTCTCCTGCGTGTTCATCCTCGTCTCCGACTACGTGCTCACTTCTTTCCTCCTGTAA